One part of the Girardinichthys multiradiatus isolate DD_20200921_A chromosome 10, DD_fGirMul_XY1, whole genome shotgun sequence genome encodes these proteins:
- the mta3 gene encoding metastasis-associated protein MTA3 isoform X2, with translation MAANMYRVGDYVFFENSSSNPYLIRRIEELNKTASGNVEAKVVCFYRRRDISHSLIQLADKHAKELEEEKENPTETDLTDKQKHQLRHRELFLSRQYESLPATHIRGKCSVALLNETEAVLSYLDKEDTFFYSLVYDPTQKTLLADKGEIRVGPRFQADVPEMLQEGEADDRDQSKLEEKLWDPECPLTDKQIDQFLVVARAVGTFARALDCSSSVRQPSLHMSAAAASRDITLFHAMDTLHRHNYDLSSALSVLVPAGGPVLCRDEMEEWSASEAAMFEEALEKYGKDFNDIRQDFLPWKSLTSIIEYYYMWKTTDRYVQQKRLKAAEAESKLKQVYIPTYNKPNPNQISMTNGKMATVNGAGPGAFHAAGGGRACESCYTMQSAQWYSWGPPNMQCRLCVSCWMYWKKYGGLKMPSRAEAPEERTSPSPASNESRSRSHVPRQSNHMVPMRNSGSPKSSMKTKQAFLLQATRLTKLARHMCRDIIRLRRAARRPFVPINCGAIKAEYMLRVSEGQGTRLPKTRAAQRSTLTSVLQFLESRPMAHAPRSHRTPGLQTPPPRRLLSSLPHGPHGMLGKRSYHHSRADPERRSENPGSTGGPLMHNGRSSSGNTRGGVMIRKRRPNWIDAPDDSFFLVTRETR, from the exons ATTATGTCTTCTTTGAAAACTCCTCCAGCAACCCTTACCTGATCCGTCGGATAGAAGAACTCAACAAG ACCGCCAGTGGGAATGTCGAGGCTAAGGTGGTTTGTTTCTACAGGAGGAGAGACATCTCTCACAGCCTCATCCAGCTCGCAGATAAACACGCAA AGGAGTTGGAAGAAGAGAAGGAGAACCCAACAGAGACAGATCTCACAGACAAACAGAAACACCAGCTCCGCCACAGAGAGCTCTTCCTCTCCCGACAGTATGAGAGTCTACCTGCGACACACATCAG GGGGAAGTGCAGTGTCGCATTATTGAACGAGACTGAAGCCGTTCTTTCATACCTAGACAAAGAG GACACTTTCTTTTACTCACTGGTGTACGACCCGACTCAGAAGACCCTGCTGGCCGATAAGGGAGAGATCCGAGTGGGACCGCGCTTTCAGGCAGACGTACCTGAAATGTTGCAAGAGG GAGAGGCAGATGACAGGGACCAGTCCAAACTGGAAGAGAAGCTCTGGGATCCAGAGTGCCCTCTGACCGACAAACAGATAGATCAGTTCCTAGTGGTGGCGCG GGCGGTTGGGACCTTTGCCCGAGCGCTGGACTGCAGCAGTTCAGTTCGACAGCCAAGCTTGCACATGAGTGCGGCTGCAGCCTCCCGGGACATCACACTG TTCCACGCAATGGACACGCTGCATCGCCATAATTACGACCTGTCCAGTGCTCTGAGCGTGCTGGTCCCGGCGGGCGGCCCGGTGCTCTGCAGGGATGAGATGGAGGAGTGGAGCGCCTCGGAAGCGGCCATGTTTGAAGAGGCATTGGAAAAATACGGAAAAGACTTCAACGACATCCGACAAGACTTT CTGCCATGGAAGTCCCTGACCAGCATCATAGAGTACTACTACATGTGGAAGACCACAGACagatatgtgcaacag AAGAGACTGAAGGCAGCTGAGGCAGAAAGCAAGCTGAAGCAGGTTTATATCCCCACATA CAACAAACCCAACCCCAACCAGATCTCGATGACCAACGGCAAGATGGCGACTGTGAACGGAGCGGGCCCCGGGGCTTTCCATGCAGCGGGAGGAGGCAGAGCCTGCGAGAGCTGCTACA CCATGCAGTCGGCCCAGTGGTACTCGTGGGGACCTCCCAATATGCAGTGCCGCCTGTGTGTTTCCTGCTGGATGTACTGGAAGAAGTACGGCGGTCTGAAGATGCCGAGCAGAGCCGAGGCCCCAGAGGAGAGGACCTCCCCGAGTCCTGCAAGCAAT GAGTCTCGCTCCAGGAGTCACGTTCCCCGCCAGTCCAACCACATGGTACCGATGAGGAACAGCGGCAGCCCCAAGTCCTCCATGAAGACCAAGCAGGCTTTTCTGCTGCAGGCCACCCGCCTCACCAAACTGGCCCGGCACATGTGCCGGGACATCATCAGGCTGCGCCGTGCTGCGCGCCGGCCCTTTGTCCCCATTAACTGTGGGGCCATAAAGGCAGAGT ACATGTTAAGGGTGTCAGAAGGGCAGGGGACCCGGCTACCCAAAACCAGAGCGGCCCAGAGGAGCACTCTGACCAGTGTTCTGCAGTTTCTAG AATCCCGTCCCATGGCTCACGCCCCTCGCTCCCACCGCACCCCGGGCCTGCAGACACCTCCGCCTCGCcgcctcctctcctctctcccccACGGCCCCCACGGCATGCTGGGAAAACGCAGCTACCACCACAGCAGGGCTGACCCGGAGAGGCGCTCAG AAAACCCTGGCTCAACAGGAGGACCTCTCATG CACAACGGCCGCAGCAGCAGCGGAAACACCAGAGGAGGAGTAATGATTCGCAAGAGACGCCCCAACTGGATCGATGCCCCTGACGACAGCTTCTTCCTTGTCACCCGGGAGACCAGGTAA
- the mta3 gene encoding metastasis-associated protein MTA3 isoform X1, producing MAANMYRVGDYVFFENSSSNPYLIRRIEELNKTASGNVEAKVVCFYRRRDISHSLIQLADKHAKELEEEKENPTETDLTDKQKHQLRHRELFLSRQYESLPATHIRGKCSVALLNETEAVLSYLDKEDTFFYSLVYDPTQKTLLADKGEIRVGPRFQADVPEMLQEGEADDRDQSKLEEKLWDPECPLTDKQIDQFLVVARAVGTFARALDCSSSVRQPSLHMSAAAASRDITLFHAMDTLHRHNYDLSSALSVLVPAGGPVLCRDEMEEWSASEAAMFEEALEKYGKDFNDIRQDFLPWKSLTSIIEYYYMWKTTDRYVQQKRLKAAEAESKLKQVYIPTYNKPNPNQISMTNGKMATVNGAGPGAFHAAGGGRACESCYTMQSAQWYSWGPPNMQCRLCVSCWMYWKKYGGLKMPSRAEAPEERTSPSPASNESRSRSHVPRQSNHMVPMRNSGSPKSSMKTKQAFLLQATRLTKLARHMCRDIIRLRRAARRPFVPINCGAIKAEYMLRVSEGQGTRLPKTRAAQRSTLTSVLQFLESRPMAHAPRSHRTPGLQTPPPRRLLSSLPHGPHGMLGKRSYHHSRADPERRSENPGSTGGPLMHNGRSSSGNTRGGVMIRKRRPNWIDAPDDSFFLVTRETRRARRLLSRSQLRHACRQPCEQITLRRVSHCPPQGLVLAPPHPHPSLRMRGPIVIHD from the exons ATTATGTCTTCTTTGAAAACTCCTCCAGCAACCCTTACCTGATCCGTCGGATAGAAGAACTCAACAAG ACCGCCAGTGGGAATGTCGAGGCTAAGGTGGTTTGTTTCTACAGGAGGAGAGACATCTCTCACAGCCTCATCCAGCTCGCAGATAAACACGCAA AGGAGTTGGAAGAAGAGAAGGAGAACCCAACAGAGACAGATCTCACAGACAAACAGAAACACCAGCTCCGCCACAGAGAGCTCTTCCTCTCCCGACAGTATGAGAGTCTACCTGCGACACACATCAG GGGGAAGTGCAGTGTCGCATTATTGAACGAGACTGAAGCCGTTCTTTCATACCTAGACAAAGAG GACACTTTCTTTTACTCACTGGTGTACGACCCGACTCAGAAGACCCTGCTGGCCGATAAGGGAGAGATCCGAGTGGGACCGCGCTTTCAGGCAGACGTACCTGAAATGTTGCAAGAGG GAGAGGCAGATGACAGGGACCAGTCCAAACTGGAAGAGAAGCTCTGGGATCCAGAGTGCCCTCTGACCGACAAACAGATAGATCAGTTCCTAGTGGTGGCGCG GGCGGTTGGGACCTTTGCCCGAGCGCTGGACTGCAGCAGTTCAGTTCGACAGCCAAGCTTGCACATGAGTGCGGCTGCAGCCTCCCGGGACATCACACTG TTCCACGCAATGGACACGCTGCATCGCCATAATTACGACCTGTCCAGTGCTCTGAGCGTGCTGGTCCCGGCGGGCGGCCCGGTGCTCTGCAGGGATGAGATGGAGGAGTGGAGCGCCTCGGAAGCGGCCATGTTTGAAGAGGCATTGGAAAAATACGGAAAAGACTTCAACGACATCCGACAAGACTTT CTGCCATGGAAGTCCCTGACCAGCATCATAGAGTACTACTACATGTGGAAGACCACAGACagatatgtgcaacag AAGAGACTGAAGGCAGCTGAGGCAGAAAGCAAGCTGAAGCAGGTTTATATCCCCACATA CAACAAACCCAACCCCAACCAGATCTCGATGACCAACGGCAAGATGGCGACTGTGAACGGAGCGGGCCCCGGGGCTTTCCATGCAGCGGGAGGAGGCAGAGCCTGCGAGAGCTGCTACA CCATGCAGTCGGCCCAGTGGTACTCGTGGGGACCTCCCAATATGCAGTGCCGCCTGTGTGTTTCCTGCTGGATGTACTGGAAGAAGTACGGCGGTCTGAAGATGCCGAGCAGAGCCGAGGCCCCAGAGGAGAGGACCTCCCCGAGTCCTGCAAGCAAT GAGTCTCGCTCCAGGAGTCACGTTCCCCGCCAGTCCAACCACATGGTACCGATGAGGAACAGCGGCAGCCCCAAGTCCTCCATGAAGACCAAGCAGGCTTTTCTGCTGCAGGCCACCCGCCTCACCAAACTGGCCCGGCACATGTGCCGGGACATCATCAGGCTGCGCCGTGCTGCGCGCCGGCCCTTTGTCCCCATTAACTGTGGGGCCATAAAGGCAGAGT ACATGTTAAGGGTGTCAGAAGGGCAGGGGACCCGGCTACCCAAAACCAGAGCGGCCCAGAGGAGCACTCTGACCAGTGTTCTGCAGTTTCTAG AATCCCGTCCCATGGCTCACGCCCCTCGCTCCCACCGCACCCCGGGCCTGCAGACACCTCCGCCTCGCcgcctcctctcctctctcccccACGGCCCCCACGGCATGCTGGGAAAACGCAGCTACCACCACAGCAGGGCTGACCCGGAGAGGCGCTCAG AAAACCCTGGCTCAACAGGAGGACCTCTCATG CACAACGGCCGCAGCAGCAGCGGAAACACCAGAGGAGGAGTAATGATTCGCAAGAGACGCCCCAACTGGATCGATGCCCCTGACGACAGCTTCTTCCTTGTCACCCGGGAGACCAG
- the mta3 gene encoding metastasis-associated protein MTA3 isoform X4, which yields MAANMYRVGDYVFFENSSSNPYLIRRIEELNKTASGNVEAKVVCFYRRRDISHSLIQLADKHAKELEEEKENPTETDLTDKQKHQLRHRELFLSRQYESLPATHIRGKCSVALLNETEAVLSYLDKEDTFFYSLVYDPTQKTLLADKGEIRVGPRFQADVPEMLQEGEADDRDQSKLEEKLWDPECPLTDKQIDQFLVVARAVGTFARALDCSSSVRQPSLHMSAAAASRDITLFHAMDTLHRHNYDLSSALSVLVPAGGPVLCRDEMEEWSASEAAMFEEALEKYGKDFNDIRQDFLPWKSLTSIIEYYYMWKTTDRYVQQKRLKAAEAESKLKQVYIPTYNKPNPNQISMTNGKMATVNGAGPGAFHAAGGGRACESCYTMQSAQWYSWGPPNMQCRLCVSCWMYWKKYGGLKMPSRAEAPEERTSPSPASNESRSRSHVPRQSNHMVPMRNSGSPKSSMKTKQAFLLQATRLTKLARHMCRDIIRLRRAARRPFVPINCGAIKAE from the exons ATTATGTCTTCTTTGAAAACTCCTCCAGCAACCCTTACCTGATCCGTCGGATAGAAGAACTCAACAAG ACCGCCAGTGGGAATGTCGAGGCTAAGGTGGTTTGTTTCTACAGGAGGAGAGACATCTCTCACAGCCTCATCCAGCTCGCAGATAAACACGCAA AGGAGTTGGAAGAAGAGAAGGAGAACCCAACAGAGACAGATCTCACAGACAAACAGAAACACCAGCTCCGCCACAGAGAGCTCTTCCTCTCCCGACAGTATGAGAGTCTACCTGCGACACACATCAG GGGGAAGTGCAGTGTCGCATTATTGAACGAGACTGAAGCCGTTCTTTCATACCTAGACAAAGAG GACACTTTCTTTTACTCACTGGTGTACGACCCGACTCAGAAGACCCTGCTGGCCGATAAGGGAGAGATCCGAGTGGGACCGCGCTTTCAGGCAGACGTACCTGAAATGTTGCAAGAGG GAGAGGCAGATGACAGGGACCAGTCCAAACTGGAAGAGAAGCTCTGGGATCCAGAGTGCCCTCTGACCGACAAACAGATAGATCAGTTCCTAGTGGTGGCGCG GGCGGTTGGGACCTTTGCCCGAGCGCTGGACTGCAGCAGTTCAGTTCGACAGCCAAGCTTGCACATGAGTGCGGCTGCAGCCTCCCGGGACATCACACTG TTCCACGCAATGGACACGCTGCATCGCCATAATTACGACCTGTCCAGTGCTCTGAGCGTGCTGGTCCCGGCGGGCGGCCCGGTGCTCTGCAGGGATGAGATGGAGGAGTGGAGCGCCTCGGAAGCGGCCATGTTTGAAGAGGCATTGGAAAAATACGGAAAAGACTTCAACGACATCCGACAAGACTTT CTGCCATGGAAGTCCCTGACCAGCATCATAGAGTACTACTACATGTGGAAGACCACAGACagatatgtgcaacag AAGAGACTGAAGGCAGCTGAGGCAGAAAGCAAGCTGAAGCAGGTTTATATCCCCACATA CAACAAACCCAACCCCAACCAGATCTCGATGACCAACGGCAAGATGGCGACTGTGAACGGAGCGGGCCCCGGGGCTTTCCATGCAGCGGGAGGAGGCAGAGCCTGCGAGAGCTGCTACA CCATGCAGTCGGCCCAGTGGTACTCGTGGGGACCTCCCAATATGCAGTGCCGCCTGTGTGTTTCCTGCTGGATGTACTGGAAGAAGTACGGCGGTCTGAAGATGCCGAGCAGAGCCGAGGCCCCAGAGGAGAGGACCTCCCCGAGTCCTGCAAGCAAT GAGTCTCGCTCCAGGAGTCACGTTCCCCGCCAGTCCAACCACATGGTACCGATGAGGAACAGCGGCAGCCCCAAGTCCTCCATGAAGACCAAGCAGGCTTTTCTGCTGCAGGCCACCCGCCTCACCAAACTGGCCCGGCACATGTGCCGGGACATCATCAGGCTGCGCCGTGCTGCGCGCCGGCCCTTTGTCCCCATTAACTGTGGGGCCATAAAGGCAGAGT GA
- the mta3 gene encoding metastasis-associated protein MTA3 isoform X3, which produces MAANMYRVGDYVFFENSSSNPYLIRRIEELNKTASGNVEAKVVCFYRRRDISHSLIQLADKHAKELEEEKENPTETDLTDKQKHQLRHRELFLSRQYESLPATHIRGKCSVALLNETEAVLSYLDKEDTFFYSLVYDPTQKTLLADKGEIRVGPRFQADVPEMLQEGEADDRDQSKLEEKLWDPECPLTDKQIDQFLVVARAVGTFARALDCSSSVRQPSLHMSAAAASRDITLFHAMDTLHRHNYDLSSALSVLVPAGGPVLCRDEMEEWSASEAAMFEEALEKYGKDFNDIRQDFLPWKSLTSIIEYYYMWKTTDRYVQQKRLKAAEAESKLKQVYIPTYNKPNPNQISMTNGKMATVNGAGPGAFHAAGGGRACESCYTMQSAQWYSWGPPNMQCRLCVSCWMYWKKYGGLKMPSRAEAPEERTSPSPASNESRSRSHVPRQSNHMVPMRNSGSPKSSMKTKQAFLLQATRLTKLARHMCRDIIRLRRAARRPFVPINCGAIKAEYMLRVSEGQGTRLPKTRAAQRSTLTSVLQFLESRPMAHAPRSHRTPGLQTPPPRRLLSSLPHGPHGMLGKRSYHHSRADPERRSENPGSTGGPLMHNGRSSSGNTRGGVMIRKRRPNWIDAPDDSFFLVTRETR; this is translated from the exons ATTATGTCTTCTTTGAAAACTCCTCCAGCAACCCTTACCTGATCCGTCGGATAGAAGAACTCAACAAG ACCGCCAGTGGGAATGTCGAGGCTAAGGTGGTTTGTTTCTACAGGAGGAGAGACATCTCTCACAGCCTCATCCAGCTCGCAGATAAACACGCAA AGGAGTTGGAAGAAGAGAAGGAGAACCCAACAGAGACAGATCTCACAGACAAACAGAAACACCAGCTCCGCCACAGAGAGCTCTTCCTCTCCCGACAGTATGAGAGTCTACCTGCGACACACATCAG GGGGAAGTGCAGTGTCGCATTATTGAACGAGACTGAAGCCGTTCTTTCATACCTAGACAAAGAG GACACTTTCTTTTACTCACTGGTGTACGACCCGACTCAGAAGACCCTGCTGGCCGATAAGGGAGAGATCCGAGTGGGACCGCGCTTTCAGGCAGACGTACCTGAAATGTTGCAAGAGG GAGAGGCAGATGACAGGGACCAGTCCAAACTGGAAGAGAAGCTCTGGGATCCAGAGTGCCCTCTGACCGACAAACAGATAGATCAGTTCCTAGTGGTGGCGCG GGCGGTTGGGACCTTTGCCCGAGCGCTGGACTGCAGCAGTTCAGTTCGACAGCCAAGCTTGCACATGAGTGCGGCTGCAGCCTCCCGGGACATCACACTG TTCCACGCAATGGACACGCTGCATCGCCATAATTACGACCTGTCCAGTGCTCTGAGCGTGCTGGTCCCGGCGGGCGGCCCGGTGCTCTGCAGGGATGAGATGGAGGAGTGGAGCGCCTCGGAAGCGGCCATGTTTGAAGAGGCATTGGAAAAATACGGAAAAGACTTCAACGACATCCGACAAGACTTT CTGCCATGGAAGTCCCTGACCAGCATCATAGAGTACTACTACATGTGGAAGACCACAGACagatatgtgcaacag AAGAGACTGAAGGCAGCTGAGGCAGAAAGCAAGCTGAAGCAGGTTTATATCCCCACATA CAACAAACCCAACCCCAACCAGATCTCGATGACCAACGGCAAGATGGCGACTGTGAACGGAGCGGGCCCCGGGGCTTTCCATGCAGCGGGAGGAGGCAGAGCCTGCGAGAGCTGCTACA CCATGCAGTCGGCCCAGTGGTACTCGTGGGGACCTCCCAATATGCAGTGCCGCCTGTGTGTTTCCTGCTGGATGTACTGGAAGAAGTACGGCGGTCTGAAGATGCCGAGCAGAGCCGAGGCCCCAGAGGAGAGGACCTCCCCGAGTCCTGCAAGCAAT GAGTCTCGCTCCAGGAGTCACGTTCCCCGCCAGTCCAACCACATGGTACCGATGAGGAACAGCGGCAGCCCCAAGTCCTCCATGAAGACCAAGCAGGCTTTTCTGCTGCAGGCCACCCGCCTCACCAAACTGGCCCGGCACATGTGCCGGGACATCATCAGGCTGCGCCGTGCTGCGCGCCGGCCCTTTGTCCCCATTAACTGTGGGGCCATAAAGGCAGAGT ACATGTTAAGGGTGTCAGAAGGGCAGGGGACCCGGCTACCCAAAACCAGAGCGGCCCAGAGGAGCACTCTGACCAGTGTTCTGCAGTTTCTAG AATCCCGTCCCATGGCTCACGCCCCTCGCTCCCACCGCACCCCGGGCCTGCAGACACCTCCGCCTCGCcgcctcctctcctctctcccccACGGCCCCCACGGCATGCTGGGAAAACGCAGCTACCACCACAGCAGGGCTGACCCGGAGAGGCGCTCAG AAAACCCTGGCTCAACAGGAGGACCTCTCATG CACAACGGCCGCAGCAGCAGCGGAAACACCAGAGGAGGAGTAATGATTCGCAAGAGACGCCCCAACTGGATCGATGCCCCTGACGACAGCTTCTTCCTTGTCACCCGGGAGACCAG